From Toxorhynchites rutilus septentrionalis strain SRP chromosome 2, ASM2978413v1, whole genome shotgun sequence, a single genomic window includes:
- the LOC129765566 gene encoding glucose dehydrogenase [FAD, quinone]-like translates to MSRTLSRAEVIIFLVIFCVLNANGTDETIGTLGNVVDFSRLFGLNYGDPDPVVLDSYDFIVVGAGPAGSVVANRLTENPSITVLLLEIGKAEIPLIQQVPILFPAQSTTDYNFGYLTERQERACLGLIDQRCAWHQGRGLGGSTIINDMVFTRGNRRDFDTWNATGNPGWSYEEVLPYFIKLEKTYIRGLENNGIRGNNGYLSVEDAAYRSPLVDALVQSAQLVGLPYIDYNGPEQYGVSYAQFTMKSGRRMSAGVAFLQPIRERKNLHILTKAWVTKILFSKNTNIAKGVLYTREKKNYTVRAKREVIVSAGTFGSAKLLMLSGVGPRNHLRELGIKVIKHLPVGETLYDHPAALGPIFIASKLNDEFRNSENVINFNNILKYLNGGGPLSSPYAEGLAFFKTPVSLNRDPAWPDVELLQLIVNPGDDPTPVSRIFFRMNNEIMQNYFEPLRNRRAFMYLPIGLNSTTKGSLRLKSTNPYDHPVFKYQYFEDQRDLEALVHAIKAAIEITQQKPFRDLGVEIYNANVPGCQHFQFNTDDYWRCHISTLTYVGYHFVGTSKMGPVTDPTAVVNHRLQVHGMRKLRVVDVGIIPSAPSGHTSAFAYMIGEKAADMIKQDYLI, encoded by the exons ATGTCGCGAACTCTTTCTCGGGCGGAAGTAATTATTTTCCTTGTGATTTTTTGTGTTCTCAATGCCAACGGTACTGATGAGACAATTGGTACGCTAGGAAATGTGGTCGATTTTAGTCGTTTGTTTGGACTGAATTATGGTGATCCCGATCCGGTTGTTCTTGACTCGTACGACTTCATAGTGGTTGGTGCAGGACCTGCCGGGTCGGTTGTGGCAAATAGACTAACCGAAAATCCTTCAATCACGGTGCTATTGCTGGAGATCGGAAAGGCGGAAATACCATTGATACAGCAAGTGCCAATTTTGTTCCCCGCTCAGTCTACAACGGATTACAATTTTGGATACTTGACAGAGAGACAGGAGAGGGCGTGTTTAGGATTGATCGACCAGCGCTGCGCTTGGCATCAAGGTAGAGGACTCGGAGGCTCGACGATCATTAACGATATGGTGTTCACCAGAGGAAATCGACGAGATTTTGATACCTGGAATGCCACCGGTAATCCAGGCTGGAGTTATGAAGAAGTTCTTCCATACTTCATCAAATTAGAAAAAACGTATATTCGCGGTTTAGAAAATAATGGTATTCGTGGCAACAACGGATACCTTTCGGTGGAAGATGCGGCCTACAGATCACCATTGGTTGATGCACTGGTTCAAAGTGCTCAGTTGGTCGGTCTTCCATACATTGATTATAATGGACCAGAGCAATACGGTGTGTCATACGCTCAATTTACTATGAAATCTGGAAGAAGAATGTCAGCTGGAGTAGCGTTTCTTCAGCCAATACGCGAAAGGAAGAATCTTCACATTCTCACAAAAGCCTGGGTTACGAAAATACTGTTTTCGAAAAATACCAATATAGCTAAAGGTGTGTTATATACAAGGGAGAAGAAAAACTATACAGTGAGAGCCAAACGAGAAGTGATTGTTTCGGCGGGTACATTCGGTAGTGCAAAATTGCTCATGCTTTCCGGTGTGGGACCAAGAAATCACCTCCGAGAATTGGGAATAAAAGTGATAAAACATCTACCTGTTGGTGAAACACTATATGATCATCCAGCTGCGTTAGGGCCAATATTTATAGCGTCTAAGTTGAATGATGAATTCAGAAATTCCGAAAATGTAATCAATTTTAACAATATCCTGAAATACCTAAATGGTGGCGGTCCTCTCTCATCGCCTTACGCGGAAggattggcctttttcaaaacACCCGTTTCACTTAATCGTGATCCAGCATGGCCAGATGTAGAACTACTTCAACTGATAGTCAACCCCGGCGATGACCCCACCCCAGTTTCCAGGATATTTTTCCGCATGAATAACGAAATTATGCAAAATTATTTTGAGCCTCTGCGCAATCGACGGGCATTCATGTACTTACCCATTGGGCTGAATTCAACCACCAAAGGTTCGCTGAGACTAAAATCAACAAATCCATACGATCATCCGGTGTTTAAATATCAGTATTTTGAAGACCAGCGGGATTTGGAAGCTCTAGTTCATGCAATCAAAGCTGCAATCGAAATCACCCAACAAAAACCCTTTCGCGATTTGGGAGTGGAAATTTACAATGCTAACGTGCCTGGCTGCCAACATTTTCAGTTCAACACCGACGACTACTGGCGGTGTCACATATCAACACTGACATACGTGGGATATCATTTT GTGGGTACTAGTAAAATGGGTCCAGTGACTGATCCCACCGCAGTGGTGAACCATCGCCTCCAGGTGCATGGCATGCGGAAGTTGCGCGTTGTGGACGTCGGAATCATCCCGAGTGCACCGTCAGGACACACTTCAGCGTTCGCCTACATGATCGGTGAGAAGGCAGCCGATATGATCAAACAGGATTATTTAATTTGA
- the LOC129770828 gene encoding glucose dehydrogenase [FAD, quinone]-like, which produces MSEISCSSSVLVALLLLAQMRTLSAGFLNISAVLNSVFGLTDVLEIDYGQPLLRPSYDYVIVGAGPAGCVLANRLSEDPSKSVLLIEIGRGEIPMFSDPPLLGPTLASTSYNFGYQTEVQKHGCQGLRGKRCSWAHGRGVGGSSIINNVIYTRGNKRDYDSWARAGNPGWSWDEMLPYFKKVERANIRDFGDNGFHGKSGRLSVEDCPFRSKIATAFVKSAQEVGYPYLDYNAGDLIGVSFLQAHTLRGHRATGGNAYLKDIVHRPNLHIMTRSWATKVHLDPKTKEATGIDFVHARRTYSVQATREVILSAGAFESAKLLMLSGVGPAEHLKQHGIKVNQDLPVGEQVTEHGGVFGPVFVLQNDPDGLRSLEPLITISEFMRFKGGSGPLTSNSVESLMYVKSPVAEDPDPGLPDVEIMQAFVSFGFDSSPSSKFAYQLSDEVDEDYFRPLGNVRAFMYLPMLLKARARGQVRLKSTNPFHHPQFKYQYFEDERDVEALVYGILQAINVTSRPAFQKLGVELYANKVPGCKHLKFNTLDYWRCHVRTLTATFQHQVATCKMGPASDPEAVVDHRLRVHGIKRLRVADVGIIPDSPTGHTSAHSFVIGEKAADLIKEDN; this is translated from the exons atgAGTGAAATTAGTTGTTCGAGTTCGGTCCTGGTGGCGTTATTGTTACTAGCTCAGATGCGAACATTATCGGCTGGTTTCCTAAACATAAGTGCAGTGTTGAACAGTGTCTTTGGTTTGACCGATGTGCTGGAGATTGATTACGGTCAACCGCTGTTACGCCCTTCTTATGATTATGTGATCGTCGGCGCTGGACCCGCAGGCTGTGTGTTGGCTAACCGGTTGTCGGAGGATCCCTCCAAAAGTGTGCTTTTGATTGAGATTGGACGGGGCGAGATTCCGATGTTCAGCGATCCGCCCCTGCTCGGGCCCACGTTGGCATCAACGAGTTACAATTTCGGGTACCAAACCGAGGTACAGAAACACGGCTGTCAGGGTCTGCGGGGGAAACGTTGCAGTTGGGCACATGGGAGAGGTGTTGGTGGTTCATCAATCATCAACAATGTGATTTATACCCGAGGCAACAAGCGGGACTACGACAGCTGGGCGCGCGCTGGGAATCCCGGCTGGAGCTGGGACGAGATGCTGCCgtatttcaaaaaagtggaacGTGCAAACATCCGAGATTTTGGAGACAATGGATTCCACGGGAAAAGTGGCCGACTGTCGGTGGAAGATTGCCCTTTCAG ATCAAAAATCGCCACTGCATTCGTGAAAAGTGCCCAGGAAGTGGGCTATCCCTATCTGGATTACAACGCTGGGGACCTGATCGGGGTATCGTTCCTTCAGGCGCATACCCTCCGGGGTCATCGTGCCACCGGTGGCAACGCATACCTCAAGGACATTGTCCATCGACCCAACCTGCACATCATGACCCGCTCATGGGCCACCAAAGTACATCTAGATCCCA AAACCAAAGAAGCAACGGGGATCGATTTTGTGCATGCAAGACGAACCTACTCCGTGCAAGCCACGCGGGAGGTCATCCTGTCGGCAGGGGCTTTCGAGAGTGCCAAGCTGCTAATGCTATCCGGGGTTGGGCCGGCTGAGCATCTCAAACAGCATGGGATAAAAGTGAACCAAGATCTTCCTGTCGGGGAACAGGTGACCGAGCATGGTGGAGTCTTCGGGCCGGTTTTCGTTCTCCAAAACGATCCCGATGGATTAAGAAGTTTGGAGCCATTGATAACAATCAGTGAATTTATGCGTTTCAAAGGCGGCAGTGGTCCACTAACGTCGAACTCTGTGGAGAGTCTGATGTACGTGAAGTCGCCCGTTGCCGAGGATCCCGATCCAGGGCTGCCGGATGTGGAGATAATGCAAGCATTTGTATCATTCGGGTTTGATTCTTCGCCGTCCTCCAAGTTTGCCTATCAGCTGTCTGACGAAGTTGACGAGGATTACTTCCGACCTCTGGGGAACGTGAGGGCATTCATGTATCTTCCCATGTTGCTAAAGGCTCGCGCTAGAGGTCAGGTTCGATTGAAATCTACTAATCCATTCCATCACCCACAGTTCAAGTATCAGTACTTTGAAGACGAGCGAGATGTCGAGGCGCTGGTGTATGGAATACTGCAAGCCATCAATGTCACCTCGCGGCCTGCGTTCCAGAAGTTAGGAGTGGAACTGTACGCCAACAAGGTTCCGGGTtgtaagcatttgaaattcaaCACCCTAGATTACTGGCGCTGCCACGTGAGGACGCTGACGGCAACCTTTCAGCACCAG gtGGCAACATGCAAGATGGGTCCCGCTAGCGACCCGGAGGCAGTGGTGGATCATCGGTTACGAGTTCACGGCATCAAGCGGCTGCGGGTGGCTGATGTTGGTATCATTCCAGATTCCCCTACCGGTCACACAAGTGCGCATAGTTTTGTGATAGGCGAAAAGGCGGCGGATTTGATTAAGGAAGATAATTAG
- the LOC129770397 gene encoding glucose dehydrogenase [FAD, quinone]-like, with translation MKGKDSVLWITVFVILFRVSRALKNDPLNLVSYLTKLGPFGNKTLGDYLDFSSFMGLYYGDPNPIVRESYDFIVVGAGPAGCAVANKLSENPAINVLLLELGKAEIPLAQDIPPAFVYQTVTDYNFGYVSERQSGACLGLTNQQCAWHHGRGLGGSTIINNMIYTRGHPRQFDRWNASGNPGWSYQDVLPYLIRAEDANLADFGDNEFHGKGGYLSVEDCPYRSALVEIFVEGAQQAGLQYIDYNSDEQLGVSYMQYNTRRGVRWSAARALLTPIQDRKNLHVLTKAWVTKVLIHKDTKAAYGVQYSRGKRFYTVKASREVILSAGAIGSAKLLMLSGVGPKDHLEELGIGVIRNLPVGQTLYEHPGVVGPVFTITKPFDHISFESMVTLPNIIKYLLGKGPFTFAFTEGLAYYRSPVALYPEPDWPDVEFIIATLQIGDDPAPGTQNFFRISDALMDSYFRPLANTTSFMYLPLLMHSRTKGSMRLKSTNPYNHPVFNYTYFEDDRDLQALVHGMKETIRIASQKAFTDLGIELHTAKLPGCESLEFNTDEYWRCHVRVLTTTFYHYVGTCKMGPSTDPTAVVDARLRVHGMQKLRVVDIGIIPEAPSAHTVALAYLIGDKGADMIKQDNELR, from the exons ATGAAGGGAAAAGATTCAGTTTTATGGATCACAGTGTTCGTTATCCTGTTCCGTGTATCTCGTGCTCTCAAAAATGACCCACTGAACCTTGTCAGCTACCTCACCAAGCTGGGACCGTTCGGAAATAAAACATTGGGTGACTATCTGGATTTTAGCAGCTTCATGGGCCTTTACTATGGGGATCCGAATCCAATAGTTCGTGAGTCGTACGATTTCATAGTGGTCGGTGCCGGACCAGCGGGATGCGCCGTAGCAAACAAACTGTCCGAAAACCCTGCCATAAACGTGCTTTTGCTGGAACTTGGGAAGGCAGAAATTCCACTAGCGCAAGATATTCCGCCAGCTTTTGTGTATCAAACCGTCACGGATTACAACTTTGGGTACGTGAGCGAGCGCCAAAGTGGTGCTTGCTTGGGACTTACCAATCAGCAGTGCGCTTGGCATCATGGACGCGGCTTGGGTGGTTCGACTATCATTAATAATATGATTTACACGAGAGGTCATCCGCGCCAATTTGACCGATGGAATGCTTCCGGTAATCCCGGTTGGAGCTATCAGGATGTACTTCCTTACCTGATCCGAGCAGAGGACGCAAATTTGGCGGATTTCGGAGATAATGAGTTTCACGGCAAAGGTGGCTACTTATCGGTTGAGGATTGCCCGTATCGATCTGCACTGGTGGAAATTTTCGTTGAAGGTGCCCAACAAGCTGGTTTGCAATATATAGACTACAACAGCGATGAACAGCTGGGTGTTTCCTATATGCAATATAATACCCGGCGCGGTGTGAGATGGTCAGCGGCCAGAGCATTGCTGACTCCCATCCAGGATAGAAAAAACTTACATGTTTTGACCAAAGCATGGGTCACAAAAGTTTTAATCCATAAAGACACAAAGGCAGCGTATGGTGTGCAGTACAGTAGGGGTAAAAGGTTCTACACAGTTAAAGCTTCTAGAGAAGTGATACTATCGGCTGGCGCCATCGGGAGTGCAAAATTGCTTATGCTGTCCGGAGTTGGGCCAAAAGATCACCTAGAAGAGTTGGGAATCGGGGTCATCCGAAATTTGCCTGTTGGTCAAACATTGTATGAACACCCGGGTGTTGTTGGACCCGTATTCACTATTACAAAGCCATTCGATCATATTTCCTTTGAATCTATGGTTACACTTCCAAATATCATAAAATACTTACTTGGAAAAGGCCCATTCACGTTTGCTTTCACAGAAGGTTTAGCGTATTACAGGAGTCCAGTAGCATTATATCCGGAACCAGATTGGCCGGATGTTGAATTCATAATAGCCACTCTACAAATTGGGGATGATCCCGCTCCAGGGACGCAAAATTTCTTCCGTATTAGCGACGCCCTTATGGACTCCTACTTCAGACCACTAGCGAATACCACCTCTTTTATGTACCTCCCGTTGCTGATGCACAGCAGAACAAAAGGATCGATGAGACTGAAGTCAACCAATCCATACAATCATCCAGTGTTCAACTATACGTATTTCGAGGACGATCGCGACCTCCAAGCGCTTGTCCATGGGATGAAGGAAACAATACGGATTGCCAGCCAAAAAGCATTCACCGATCTGGGTATTGAACTACACACTGCCAAACTACCAGGTTGTGAATCTCTTGAGTTCAATACAGACGAGTACTGGCGATGTCACGTGAGGGTCCTTACAACCACGTTTTATCATTAT GTAGGAACTTGCAAAATGGGCCCATCAACGGACCCCACAGCCGTAGTCGATGCTCGTCTTCGGGTGCATGGAATGCAAAAGCTACGCGTGGTTGACATCGGTATCATACCTGAGGCCCCCTCAGCACACACTGTCGCTCTGGCTTACCTTATCGGCGATAAAGGAGCGGACATGATCAAACAAGATAATGAACTTCGGTGA